Proteins co-encoded in one Streptomyces sp. JH34 genomic window:
- the serB gene encoding phosphoserine phosphatase SerB encodes MSASQPPRSPESPEPSPGTDAPTLLVKIFGKDRPGITAGLFDTLAAYAVDVVDIEQVVTRGRIVLCALVTSPEPGGTTEGDLRATVHSWAESLKLQAEIISGTGDNRPRGDGRSHVTVLGHPLTAESTAAIAARITSTGGNIDRIFRLAKYPVTAVEFAVSGTGTEELRTALATEAAGIGVDIAVMSAGLGLRAQRLVVMDVDSTLIQDEVIELFAAHAGCEAEVASVTEQAMRGELDFEQSLHARVALLAGLDVSVVEKVRAEVRLTPGARTLIRTLKRLGYQVGVVSGGFTQVTDDLKERLGLDFASANTLEVVDGRLTGRVVGDIVDRAGKARLLRSFAEQAGVPLSQTVAIGDGANDLDMLNTAGLGVAFNAKPVVRQAAHTAVNVPFLDTVLYLLGITREEVEAADGLVD; translated from the coding sequence ATGAGCGCATCTCAGCCACCTCGGTCTCCTGAGTCCCCCGAGCCCTCTCCGGGCACGGACGCCCCCACGCTTCTCGTCAAGATCTTCGGGAAGGACCGGCCGGGTATCACCGCCGGGCTTTTCGACACCCTGGCCGCCTACGCCGTCGACGTCGTGGACATCGAGCAGGTCGTCACCCGGGGCCGCATCGTCCTGTGCGCCCTGGTGACCTCGCCGGAGCCCGGCGGCACGACCGAGGGCGACCTGCGGGCGACCGTGCACAGCTGGGCGGAGTCCCTGAAGCTGCAGGCCGAGATCATCTCGGGTACGGGCGACAACCGCCCCCGTGGGGACGGACGTTCGCATGTGACCGTGCTGGGACATCCGCTCACCGCCGAGTCCACGGCGGCCATAGCGGCCAGGATCACCTCCACCGGCGGCAACATCGACCGCATCTTCCGCCTGGCGAAGTACCCCGTCACCGCCGTCGAGTTCGCCGTGTCCGGTACCGGGACCGAGGAACTGAGGACCGCCCTCGCGACGGAGGCCGCGGGGATCGGCGTCGACATCGCCGTCATGTCGGCGGGGCTGGGCCTCCGGGCCCAGCGGCTGGTCGTCATGGACGTCGACTCGACGCTCATCCAGGACGAGGTCATCGAGCTCTTCGCGGCCCATGCCGGCTGCGAGGCCGAGGTCGCCTCGGTCACCGAGCAGGCGATGCGCGGCGAACTCGACTTCGAGCAGTCCCTGCACGCACGGGTGGCGCTGCTGGCCGGGCTGGACGTGTCGGTGGTGGAGAAGGTGCGGGCCGAGGTCCGGCTGACCCCTGGCGCCCGGACACTGATCCGGACACTGAAGCGGCTCGGGTACCAGGTGGGCGTGGTCTCGGGAGGCTTCACCCAGGTCACGGACGACCTGAAGGAGCGCCTCGGGCTGGACTTCGCCTCGGCCAACACGCTGGAGGTCGTCGACGGCAGGCTCACCGGCCGGGTCGTGGGCGACATCGTGGACCGGGCGGGCAAGGCCCGGCTGCTGCGGAGCTTCGCGGAGCAGGCGGGCGTTCCGCTGTCCCAGACGGTGGCGATCGGTGACGGCGCGAACGATCTGGACATGCTGAACACGGCCGGGCTGGGAGTCGCCTTCAACGCCAAGCCGGTCGTCCGCCAGGCCGCCCACACGGCGGTGAACGTCCCGTTCCTCGACACGGTGCTGTATCTGCTCGGCATCACCCGCGAAGAGGTCGAGGCCGCCGACGGCCTCGTGGACTGA